In Pyrus communis chromosome 1, drPyrComm1.1, whole genome shotgun sequence, the following are encoded in one genomic region:
- the LOC137731195 gene encoding patatin-like protein 2: MSTGLTKRRTVTVLSIDGGGIRGIIPSTLLAFLESKLQELDGPDARVADYFDIIAGTSTGGLVITMLAAPNKDNRPMFEAKDINNFYFDHTPKIFPQNSRNNFLTSLTSMVGSVMGPKYDGKYLRTLTNELLGDLTLKQTLTTVLIPTFDIKHLQPVIFSTIDAKKIPLKNAKLSDICVSTSAAPTYLPAHYFEVKDNEGRTRTFDLVDGGVAANNPTMTAISHINREILKHNSEPMDATRLLVLSLGTGAAKHEEKYNAATASNWGLINWFFDNGSTPLVDIFGDASSDMVDLHVSTLFQSVHAKDNYLRIQDDTLIGEEASLDIATEKNLKRLVEIGNALLKKPVSRVNLDTGKYEVSKEEGTYEEALIDFANRLSEGKKLIDKTIN; this comes from the exons ATGTCGACTGGTTTGACAAAGAGAAGGACGGTGACAGTACTAAGCATTGATGGAGGTGGCATTAGAGGCATAATTCCCAGCACCCTCCTCGCCTTTCTTGAATCCAAGCTTCAG GAATTGGATGGGCCTGATGCAAGAGTCGCAGATTACTTCGACATAATTGCCGGAACAAGCACCGGTGGTCTTGTCATCACCATGCTTGCAGCTCCCAACAAAGACAACAGGCCCATGTTCGAAGCAAAGGATATCAACAACTTCTATTTCGATCACACCCCTAAGATTTTCCCTCAGAATAG TCGTAATAACTTCTTGACATCACTAACAAGTATGGTTGGTTCTGTCATGGGACCAAAATATGATGGAAAGTACCTGCGAACATTGACGAACGAGCTGCTTGGCGATCTCACTCTTAAACAAACCCTAACCACTGTGCTTATTCCAACTTTTGATATTAAGCACCTTCAACCTGTGATCTTCTCAACCATCGAT GCAAAAAAAATTCCACTGAAAAATGCTAAGCTTTCGGATATCTGCGTTAGCACCTCTGCTGCTCCCACTTATCTCCCCGCTCATTACTTCGAGGTCAAAGATAACGAGGGAAGAACCCGAACTTTTGATCTTGTCGATGGTGGGGTAGCTGCAAACAATCCT ACGATGACGGCCATAAGCCACATAAACAGAGAGATATTGAAGCATAACTCAGAGCCGATGGATGCGACAAGGTTGCTAGTGCTATCATTGGGCACAGGCGCAGCCAAGCATGAAGAGAAGTATAATGCAGCCACGGCCTCCAACTGGGGTTTGATCAATTGGTTCTTTGACAATGGGAGCACACCTTTGGTAGACATTTTCGGCGATGCAAGTTCCGATATGGTTGACCTTCATGTCTCCACCCTCTTCCAATCCGTCCACGCCAAGGACAACTACCTCCGTATTCAG GATGACACGTTGATCGGCGAGGAGGCATCATTGGACATTGCAAcggagaaaaatttgaaaaggctTGTTGAGATCGGGAATGCGTTGTTGAAGAAGCCGGTTTCACGTGTGAATTTGGATACCGGAAAGTATGAGGTATCCAAGGAAGAAGGTACCTATGAAGAAGCACTGATTGATTTTGCCAACAGGCTCTCGGAGGGAAAGAAGCTTATAGACAAAACAATTAACTGA
- the LOC137714258 gene encoding phosphoglycerate mutase-like protein 4 isoform X1, with the protein MSTHNPPLTFTQPFSASGSSQLSVGTAAASVPDSSMAEADSSSVDSDYAEIIVVRHGETVWNADRRIQGTLDVELNDAGRQQAAALGDRLSKDPKISLVYSSDLSRAYETAQIIASRCGGLKVVSDPDLRERHKGVLQGLAYHEIPKLYPEAHQAFLSGDTSKDFPGAEESLDQHYQRCTSSLQRIGNKHKGERVVAVTHGGVIHTLLRKGYPNDDFIGKIIPNTSIHVFHLYDDEKWTVKSLGDVNHLNQTDFLQSALGGDEKSA; encoded by the exons ATGAGCACTCATAACCctcctctcactttcactcaaCCCTTTAGCGCCTCAGGGAGCTCCCAGCTCAGCGTCGGTACGGCTGCGGCGTCAGTTCCCGATTCATCCATGGCGGAGGCCGATTCCAG CAGTGTTGACTCGGATTACGCGGAGATCATTGTGGTGCGTCATGGCGAAACGGTCTGGAATGCTGACCGTAGAATCCAG GGGACTTTGGATGTCGAATTAAATGACGCTGGGAGGCAGCAAGCAGCTGCA CTGGGTGATAGATTATCCAAGGATCCCAAAATCTCCCTTGTATATTCTTCAGACCTGAGTCGAGCTTATGAGACTGCACAGATAATTGCATCCAGGTGTGGTGGGCTAAAG GTTGTTTCCGATCCTGATCTACGAGAAAGGCATAAAGGTGTTCTTCAAGGACTTGCATACCATGAAATTCCCAAACTGTATCCTGAGGCTCACCAGGCCTTTTTATCTGGTGACACAAGTAAAGATTTCCCG GGTGCTGAAGAGAGTCTTGATCAACATTATCAACGCTGCACATCTTCGTTGCAGCGAATTGGCAATAAACACAAAG GAGAGCGAGTAGTTGCGGTCACCCATGGGGGTGTCATACATACACTCCTCAGGAAGGGTTACCCAAATGACGATTTTATTGGCAAAATTATACCCAATACATCGATCCATGTATTTCACTTGTACGATGACGAAAAATGGACCGTAAAATCCTTGGGTGATGTTAATCACCTCAACCAAACTGATTTTCTGCAATCTGCTCTCGGTGGGGACGAAAAATCTGCTTAG
- the LOC137714258 gene encoding phosphoglycerate mutase-like protein 4 isoform X2, with protein MSTHNPPLTFTQPFSASGSSQLSVGTAAASVPDSSMAEADSSVDSDYAEIIVVRHGETVWNADRRIQGTLDVELNDAGRQQAAALGDRLSKDPKISLVYSSDLSRAYETAQIIASRCGGLKVVSDPDLRERHKGVLQGLAYHEIPKLYPEAHQAFLSGDTSKDFPGAEESLDQHYQRCTSSLQRIGNKHKGERVVAVTHGGVIHTLLRKGYPNDDFIGKIIPNTSIHVFHLYDDEKWTVKSLGDVNHLNQTDFLQSALGGDEKSA; from the exons ATGAGCACTCATAACCctcctctcactttcactcaaCCCTTTAGCGCCTCAGGGAGCTCCCAGCTCAGCGTCGGTACGGCTGCGGCGTCAGTTCCCGATTCATCCATGGCGGAGGCCGATTCCAG TGTTGACTCGGATTACGCGGAGATCATTGTGGTGCGTCATGGCGAAACGGTCTGGAATGCTGACCGTAGAATCCAG GGGACTTTGGATGTCGAATTAAATGACGCTGGGAGGCAGCAAGCAGCTGCA CTGGGTGATAGATTATCCAAGGATCCCAAAATCTCCCTTGTATATTCTTCAGACCTGAGTCGAGCTTATGAGACTGCACAGATAATTGCATCCAGGTGTGGTGGGCTAAAG GTTGTTTCCGATCCTGATCTACGAGAAAGGCATAAAGGTGTTCTTCAAGGACTTGCATACCATGAAATTCCCAAACTGTATCCTGAGGCTCACCAGGCCTTTTTATCTGGTGACACAAGTAAAGATTTCCCG GGTGCTGAAGAGAGTCTTGATCAACATTATCAACGCTGCACATCTTCGTTGCAGCGAATTGGCAATAAACACAAAG GAGAGCGAGTAGTTGCGGTCACCCATGGGGGTGTCATACATACACTCCTCAGGAAGGGTTACCCAAATGACGATTTTATTGGCAAAATTATACCCAATACATCGATCCATGTATTTCACTTGTACGATGACGAAAAATGGACCGTAAAATCCTTGGGTGATGTTAATCACCTCAACCAAACTGATTTTCTGCAATCTGCTCTCGGTGGGGACGAAAAATCTGCTTAG